In the Acidobacteriota bacterium genome, TGTTCCGCGCCAAATGCCCGCTTCAACTGGGACGCGCCGATTCACATTTCGCCGCACGACGCGAACGTCACCTACTGGGGCGGCAACGTGTTGTTCCGCAGCAAGGACGAGTTCTACACATTCGACATCATCAGTCCTGACCTGACCAATGCCGAGCCGCACAAGTTGCTGGATTCCGGCGGCGAGATCTACCTCGACAACACCGCGGCCGAGTTTCACGCCACCATCCTCACGGTGGCGGAGTCGCCGCGCGAAAAGGGCGTGATTTGGGTGGGCACCGACGATGGCAACGTGCAGGTCACGCGCAACGATGGTGGCGCATGGACGAAGGTCAACGCGCGGATTCCCGGCTTCCCGGCAGAGTCGTGGGTGGGCAAGATCGACGCGTCGAACCACGTCAATGGGCGTGCTTACATCACGGTGGACCAGCATCGCCTGAATGACTTCAAGCCGCACGTGTTCCGGTGCGACGACTACGGCCAGCGCTGTGAGAACCTGTCGGCCGGCTTGCCGCAGGACGACTACGTCGTTGTGGTCCGGGAGGATCCGAAGAACCCCGACGTGCTCTACGCCGGGATGGAGCGCGGCCTTCAGGTGAGTCTCGACGCCGGCAAGAGCTGGCACGACTTCCGGCTGAATCTGCCGCGCGTCTCGGTGCGCGACATCAAGATTCACCCGCGCGAGAACGACATCATCGTCGCCACGCACGGACGTGGAGTCTGGATTCTCGACGACATCGCGGCCGTCCAGAACCTGGCGACGGCGATGACGTCGGATGTGACGCTGTTTGATGTCCACCGGGCCACGCGATGGGAGAGCTGGGACAAAGACTCGAACCTGGGCGCAAGCACGTGGCTTGGCGAGAATCCGCCGGCCGGCGCGATGATCAATTACTACCTGAAGGCCGATGCGCCGGCGACTGGCGCGGGGGCGGTGACGTTGACGATCACTGACGCCGCCGGCACGGTGGTGAACCGCATGACCAGCCGGGGCCGCGCGGGAGTGAACCGTGTGCTGTGGGATTTGACCTGGGCGAATCCGGCTGGGCTGGCGGCCGGCGGCGGCCGGGGTGGCCGTGGCGGGGGAGCGCGGCTACCCGCAGTGCCAGGAAGAAATACAGTCACGGTGAGCGCCGCAGGCAAAACGCTGTCGAAGCCGTTTGAGCTTCGCGGCGACCCGGACGTGAACCTGCCGGCGGCGGATTACCAGGCGCAGTTCGACGCGGCCAAAAAGGCGCGCGACCTCGCCGTTCGTGCCACGCAGCTGGTGACCACGGTGGACGACCTCACACAGCAGGTGACCAATGCCGAGTCGCAGGCGCGCAAGGCCGGCATGGCCAACATCGATCAGGTGCCTGAGCAGGCCGGCAGCGCGAAAGCGCAACTGACCGCGCTGATGGACAAGCTGCGCCGCCCGCAGCCGGCGATGAATTACCGCATGTATCCTCGACTGAGCGAAGAGGTGGGCACCACGCTCGGCGGCATCGTTGGACCGCAGGCGCGGCCGACGGCAGGACAACTCACCGTGCTCGGCGAACTTGAGGGGCGACGCAGCCGCGCGGCAGCAGGAGCTCACGAAAATCATCGATGGGTCGATCGCCGCGCTTAACAAGATGCTGGGCGATCAGCCGAAGGTGATCGTGCCCAGGGCCGGCGGGCGGTTGCCATGATTGCGCGAGCGAATCGACTACCGGTCATCGCACTGTTGTGCGGCGTGACGACGGCCGTCACTGCCGGTGGCGGCGCGGTGGCCGACCTCGCGCGCGGCCGGCCCGTGGTGCCGGCCGTGGAGGCGTCCACGGTGGACGTGACCGACACGCGGCTCCTCGAGCAGCCCGCGCTCAGCGCCGCGCATGTGGCCTTCATCTACGCGGGTGACCTGTGGGCAGCGAGCCATGACGGCAGCAACGTGCGGCGGCTCACCACCGACATCGGGGTCGAATCGAGCCCGGCGTTTTCGCCCGACGGTCGCCGCATCGCATTCAGTGCGCAGTACGAAGGCAACACGGACGTGTACCTCGTGCCCGTGGAGGGCGGCGTGCCCACGCGCCTGACCTGGCACCCGGGCGCGGATTTGGTGCAGGCGTTCACCACGGACGGCACTGGCGTCCTGTTCACGTCGCAGCGGTCTGTGTTCACCACCAGGTATTCGCAGCTGTTCAAGGTGTCGCTCACGGGCGGGATGCCAGAATTGGTGCCCATCCCGAATGTGGCAGAAGCGGTGCAGGGTCCGGGCGGCCGCATCGCCTACAACCCAATCGCCGGGCGCTACCAGCAGTGGAAGGAGTACCGGGGCGGCACGGTCTCGCGGATCTGGATCTATGACCCGCAGGGAAAGGAATTGGAAAAGATCCCGCAGCCCGCCACACGGTCGAATGATGCGGATCCGATGTGGATCGGCAACTCGGTGTTCTTCCGTTCCGATCGCAGCGGCGAGTTCAACATCTTCTCCTATGACCCCCGAACGAAGGCGGTGCGCCAGGTCACCCAGTACGACGACTTTCCGATCCTCAACGCGTCGGCGGGTGGCGGCAAGATTGTCTTCGAGCAAGCGGGCTATCTGCACCTGTTCGATCCGGCGACGTCGCGGTCTACCCGTCTGAAGATTGGTGTGGCGGCTGACCTGCCGGAAGCCCGGCCCAGATTCGCGAGCGGCGCGCAGTGGATTCGCGGGGCATCGCTTTCGCCTACAGGCATGCGAGCGGCGTTTGAGTACCGGGGCGAAATCGTGACGGTGCCTGCGGAGAAAGGCGACGCGCGCAATTTGACCAACACGACGAACTGGCACGAGCGGTCGCCGGCGTGGTCACCCGATGGTCAGCAGCTCGCGTATTTCTCCGACGACGGCGGCGAGTACACCCTGCGGATCGCCGGCCAGGACGGCAAGGCGCCCGTGCGCACCATCAAGGTCCAGGGCAACGGGTTCTACACCTCGCCGGCATTCTCGCCAGACGGCAAGCGCCTCTCCTACGTGGACAATTCGCAGAGTGTGTACTGGGTGGACCTGGACTCGGGCGTTTCGACGCGCATCGACGGCCACCGCGTCTACACGCCCCAGGGCATCTCGCCGCATGCCTGGTCGCCCGACTCCAAATGGATCGCCTACGTCGTCAACTCCCAACCATTGGTGACGGCCGTCCACCTGTACTCGGTGGATCAGAAGAAGTCATTCCAGATTACCGATGGCCTTGGCGATGTGGCGAATCCCGTGTTCGATCGCAGCGGCAAGTACCTGTTCTTCTTTGGTTCGACGGACGCGGGACCCGCGGTGGATTGGTTTGCGCAGTCGAGCGCGGACATGCGCGCCTCGCGCAACGTCTATCTGGCGGTGTTGCGAAACGACCTGCCGTCGCCGCTCGCGCGCGAAAGTGATGAA is a window encoding:
- a CDS encoding PD40 domain-containing protein, which encodes MIARANRLPVIALLCGVTTAVTAGGGAVADLARGRPVVPAVEASTVDVTDTRLLEQPALSAAHVAFIYAGDLWAASHDGSNVRRLTTDIGVESSPAFSPDGRRIAFSAQYEGNTDVYLVPVEGGVPTRLTWHPGADLVQAFTTDGTGVLFTSQRSVFTTRYSQLFKVSLTGGMPELVPIPNVAEAVQGPGGRIAYNPIAGRYQQWKEYRGGTVSRIWIYDPQGKELEKIPQPATRSNDADPMWIGNSVFFRSDRSGEFNIFSYDPRTKAVRQVTQYDDFPILNASAGGGKIVFEQAGYLHLFDPATSRSTRLKIGVAADLPEARPRFASGAQWIRGASLSPTGMRAAFEYRGEIVTVPAEKGDARNLTNTTNWHERSPAWSPDGQQLAYFSDDGGEYTLRIAGQDGKAPVRTIKVQGNGFYTSPAFSPDGKRLSYVDNSQSVYWVDLDSGVSTRIDGHRVYTPQGISPHAWSPDSKWIAYVVNSQPLVTAVHLYSVDQKKSFQITDGLGDVANPVFDRSGKYLFFFGSTDAGPAVDWFAQSSADMRASRNVYLAVLRNDLPSPLARESDEEKPAAAPGPPAAPPAPGADPMRIDIDDITFRILDMPIAAGQLADLQTGAAGMVYYRRTVDNRSALERYDLNARKTETLLPEVAGYTLSADGKKLLYASANTWSIVSTTGRIEPAAGRIGVAAVQVKVDPRAEWRQIFDESWRVNRDFFYAPNMHGVDWAAMKRKYEPFLADLATRNDLNRVIQWMSSELSVGHHRVGGGDTPAPPNPVPGGLLGADYAVENGRYRFKKVYGGLNWNPQLRSPLTEPGVNVREGEYLLAVRGRDVVPPVNVYSFFENTSGKIVEITVGPNADGSSARTVQVVPIGNEAALRNRDWVEGNLRKVNAATQGRVAYVYVPNTTTQGHEYFKRYFFPQAHKDAIIVDERFNGGGQVADYYIDLLRRPHVSNWAMRYGADLKTPTASIQGPKVMIIDESAGSGGDLLPWMFRKFELGPLVGQRTWGGLVGTLGFPTLMDGGSITAPNLAIWTAEEGWVVENEGVAPDIEVEQTPADVMAGRDPQLEKAIEVVLQALKSKPTVDPKRPPYPVKGKTLRGTVR